A single Triticum dicoccoides isolate Atlit2015 ecotype Zavitan chromosome 2A, WEW_v2.0, whole genome shotgun sequence DNA region contains:
- the LOC119358482 gene encoding BTB/POZ and MATH domain-containing protein 1-like — protein sequence MEDVCTTSITDAARLVQLLKIDGYCATNNIGSSSSYSIESRWNVDGYDWEICIYLDLQWSVALELIFRSRSRTNNYVRANLGCRLVDLKGILTPSEQKTVSGEFMYDSHHSSKLMLMKRCDLEASGYLTDDALTLECTITVLKELPVQTFPVKQIPMPAVPSSNLHEHFGELLQSEKGVDVTFLVSGQTFVAHKAVLAARSPVFMAQFYGQMMEKRSHRVEVKDMEAAVFKTLLRFIYTDTAPDFSQQEEEVITMAQHLLAAADRYGLDRLKLICAGRLAGGNDVNTVATTLALAEQHNCSELKSRWVMFIVKTPAVLDAVLKTEGYKHLLASCPSVTDLFVRGRKKTKRK from the exons ATGGAAGATGTCTGCACAACAAGCATCACAGATGCCGCGCGCTTGGTGCAGCTGCTCAAGATCGACGGGTACTGCGCGACCAATAACATAGGCTCGAGCAGCAGCTATTCCATCGAATCCAGATGGAACGTCGACGGGTATGATTGGGAAATCTGTATCTACCTTGATCTCCAATGGTCTGTAGCACTGGAGCTAATCTTCCGAAGTCGATCCCGAACCAACAATTATGTGAGGGCAAATCTCGGTTGCCGGTTGGTAGATCTGAAAGGAATTCTCACTCCATCCGAGCAGAAGACCGTGTCAGGGGAGTTCATGTATGACTCACATCACTCGTCTAAATTGATGCTCATGAAAAGATGTGATCTAGAGGCATCGGGTTATCTCACCGATGATGCCCTGACTCTGGAGTGCACCATCACCGTCCTCAAGGAATTACCTGTGCAAACGTTCCCCGTCAAACAAATCCCAATGCCTGCCGTGCCATCCTCCAACTTGCACGAGCACTTCGGCGAGCTCCTGCAGAGCGAGAAGGGCGTGGACGTCACATTCCTCGTGTCCGGCCAGACTTTTGTGGCCCACAAGGCCGTACTAGCCGCGAGGTCCCCCGTGTTCATGGCCCAGTTCTACGGGCAAATGATGGAGAAGAGGTCACATCGTGTCGAAGTTAAGGACATGGAGGCGGCAGTGTTCAAGACGCTTCTCCGATTCATCTACACCGATACGGCGCCGGACTTTAGCCAGCAGGAGGAGGAGGTGATCACGATGGCACAGCATCTGCTGGCAGCCGCCGATAGGTACGGTCTGGACAGGCTCAAGCTGATCTGCGCGGGTAGGCTCGCCGGCGGGAACGACGTCAACACGGTTGCGACCACATTGGCATTAGCCGAGCAGCACAACTGCTCAGAGCTCAAGTCTAGGTGGGTCATGTTCATCGTTAAGACCCCCGCTGTTCTTGACGCTGTGCTGAAGACGGAAGGGTATAAACACCTTTT AGCAAGCTGTCCTTCGGTGACTGAcctttttgtgcgtgggaggaagaaaACGAAACGCAAGTAG